The following are encoded in a window of Salinibacter ruber DSM 13855 genomic DNA:
- a CDS encoding Ig-like domain-containing protein, whose amino-acid sequence MPARVSNAVCLLLPVLALGLVLGGCDAAAPVGPDADEEDASSLFQRTSDLGARMTGLGKAASLTRAASPEPSSTDGPARVALASVTRAAPPRDTMRVGALTHADGTIYIGYKTPGAAFGGGIDRLDASDPTALLAPSSLGSDVIDVEDVTYDGGEEALYVTGGLRPSAYNGGLRGTPAALLTVDGIAAPRATVAGLPGPVGTGVATAPERDREHDVYATSGEETLSRFDAALSNATRREAAGTALESVAATPSAVFAADREGGVYAGPTAEGGSFAEVAGLGDGRVEQLRARSGSALNGGRLFLARGPRGLAVLDAESGDALFRRSGPAYTSVSLHENDPAVPNEPSGFVYAARPDGRLDVYRIGDQGLDTDDVSTGLRIVGTIDLARLAEMEAPIRQVVGVGCHVYAAGGDGEVGALKMGTTEGCGRGGHQLPAASADRDETTEREATTTAVLANDTDADGGLDASTVRVRRTPAHGTVRVDESTGEVTYTPEPGFTGTDEYTYTVADQDGWTSGETTVTITVKALGPPPPPGG is encoded by the coding sequence ATGCCTGCTCGCGTGTCGAACGCGGTTTGTCTGCTCCTCCCGGTCCTCGCGTTGGGCCTTGTGCTCGGCGGCTGCGACGCGGCGGCCCCCGTGGGGCCGGACGCGGACGAGGAGGACGCCTCGTCGCTTTTCCAACGCACGAGCGACCTGGGAGCGCGGATGACCGGCCTCGGCAAGGCCGCCTCGCTGACCCGTGCGGCGTCCCCCGAACCGTCTTCGACGGACGGCCCGGCGCGCGTCGCGCTGGCCAGTGTGACCCGGGCGGCCCCGCCCCGCGATACGATGCGGGTCGGCGCCCTCACCCACGCGGACGGCACGATATACATCGGATACAAGACGCCGGGGGCGGCCTTCGGAGGCGGCATCGACCGCCTCGACGCGAGCGATCCGACCGCGCTCCTTGCCCCGAGCAGCCTTGGCAGCGACGTGATCGACGTGGAGGACGTGACGTACGACGGCGGGGAAGAGGCATTGTACGTGACCGGGGGGCTGCGCCCCTCCGCGTACAACGGGGGTCTGCGGGGCACCCCGGCCGCGTTGCTCACGGTCGACGGCATCGCGGCTCCGCGGGCGACCGTGGCGGGACTGCCCGGACCCGTCGGGACCGGCGTCGCCACTGCGCCGGAGAGAGACCGCGAGCACGACGTCTACGCCACGTCGGGGGAGGAGACACTGTCCCGATTCGACGCTGCCCTGAGCAACGCGACGCGGCGGGAAGCCGCTGGCACGGCGCTCGAATCGGTGGCCGCCACGCCGAGCGCGGTGTTCGCGGCCGACCGGGAGGGAGGGGTCTACGCGGGCCCGACTGCGGAGGGTGGATCCTTCGCGGAGGTGGCCGGCCTCGGCGACGGGCGTGTGGAGCAGTTGCGGGCGCGCAGCGGATCGGCCCTGAACGGGGGGCGCTTGTTTCTGGCGCGCGGGCCCCGCGGGCTGGCCGTCCTCGACGCGGAGAGCGGCGACGCGCTGTTCCGCCGGTCGGGCCCGGCCTACACCAGTGTCTCCCTGCACGAGAACGACCCGGCGGTGCCGAACGAACCGTCCGGGTTCGTATACGCCGCCCGCCCGGACGGCCGCCTCGACGTGTACCGGATCGGCGATCAGGGGCTCGACACGGACGATGTGAGCACCGGGCTCCGCATCGTCGGGACCATTGACCTTGCGAGACTGGCGGAGATGGAGGCCCCGATCCGTCAGGTGGTGGGCGTCGGCTGTCACGTCTACGCCGCCGGTGGGGACGGGGAAGTGGGGGCGCTGAAGATGGGCACGACGGAGGGCTGCGGACGCGGGGGGCACCAACTGCCCGCGGCGTCTGCCGACCGCGACGAGACGACCGAGCGAGAGGCGACGACGACGGCGGTTCTGGCCAACGACACGGACGCGGATGGGGGCCTCGACGCCTCGACGGTGCGGGTGCGGCGCACGCCGGCCCACGGAACGGTGCGCGTCGACGAGTCGACCGGCGAGGTGACCTACACGCCCGAGCCGGGCTTTACCGGGACGGACGAGTACACCTACACGGTGGCCGATCAGGACGGATGGACCTCCGGCGAAACCACGGTCACGATTACGGTGAAGGCGCTGGGACCGCCCCCTCCGCCGGGTGGGTGA
- the priA gene encoding replication restart helicase PriA gives MTVNVVLPLPLDQAYTYRVPEALVGAAQAGARVLVPFRNRRLTGIIVGEGPAAETLDFDVKAVLDVLDDVPVCTEGLLDLTKWIADYYVCPWGEALKAVLPAGTTVETEHRLTRTDAAPDAWADHEVGRTVLEDLAAHGETTLAAVRKRVGPAVPLALIRRMAADDVVAVETTLSDERVAPKTETHLRFAPAFQHKDAPDDLIEQLRGNKQRAVVRALAGFRAEGTPEPRRTDVMERADASYSTVRSLVEKGMLELVEKEVMRSPLDDLPAPDPPPDHDLLPAQQDALDAVTDAVDAHRYGTFLLHGITGSGKTEVYIRALQAVRARGRTGIILVPEIALTPQTVQRFRAHFGDEIAVLHSQMNMGERYDAWRRLRTGEAAIAIGPRSAVLAPLEDLGLIVVDEEHEASYKQFDPAPRYHARDVAVMRAHRADAVCILGSATPSLESTMNARWGKYERLELPERVPDASGKTAALPDVRVLDLALQRKKHQLDGALADPLREAIRTRVDRGEQTILLQNRRGYAPVLECEDCGWAPECQSCSVSLTLHRHDGGEQLRCHYCGYAARVPRQCPECGGRDIHQIGTGTQRVEAELEEVVPDATILRMDRDTTREKHGHHDLLRRFENGADILLGTQMIAKGLDFSRVTLVGVVDADVGLLFPDFRAEERTFQLLTQVAGRAGRTRELAGEVILQTRNPDHMALRYAQEHDYEGFAEEALAERRELGYPPFGHVATVEFRGPDEDRVERLAENWTEQLRQHAGPAGVMGPEPAFIQRVKKQHRYRTLLKVRGGSPGPLQTALRRTRDAHGAPPNGYHVAVDVDTQDVL, from the coding sequence GTGACCGTCAATGTCGTCCTGCCCCTTCCGCTCGATCAGGCCTACACGTACCGCGTGCCGGAGGCCCTCGTCGGGGCGGCCCAGGCGGGGGCCCGGGTGCTGGTGCCGTTCCGCAACCGGCGCCTGACCGGCATCATCGTGGGCGAGGGGCCGGCGGCCGAGACGCTCGACTTTGACGTGAAGGCGGTCCTGGACGTGCTCGACGACGTGCCGGTATGCACGGAAGGGCTCCTCGACCTCACGAAGTGGATTGCCGACTACTACGTCTGTCCCTGGGGGGAGGCGCTGAAGGCGGTGCTTCCGGCCGGCACCACGGTCGAGACGGAGCACCGCCTGACCCGCACCGATGCCGCCCCGGACGCCTGGGCCGACCACGAGGTGGGACGGACCGTCCTTGAGGACCTGGCGGCGCACGGCGAGACGACCCTCGCGGCGGTCCGCAAGCGTGTGGGGCCCGCCGTGCCGCTCGCCCTCATCCGCCGCATGGCCGCCGACGATGTCGTGGCGGTGGAGACGACCCTCTCCGACGAGCGGGTGGCCCCCAAGACGGAAACGCACCTCCGCTTCGCCCCCGCGTTTCAGCACAAGGACGCCCCGGACGACCTGATCGAGCAGCTCCGCGGCAACAAGCAGCGGGCCGTGGTCCGGGCGCTGGCGGGCTTCCGGGCGGAGGGCACGCCCGAGCCGCGCCGGACCGACGTGATGGAGCGGGCCGACGCGTCGTACTCCACCGTCCGCAGCCTCGTGGAGAAGGGCATGCTGGAACTGGTGGAGAAGGAGGTGATGCGCTCGCCCCTCGATGACCTGCCCGCGCCCGACCCGCCGCCGGACCACGACCTGCTTCCGGCCCAGCAGGACGCCCTCGACGCCGTCACCGACGCGGTCGACGCGCACCGCTACGGCACCTTTCTGCTCCACGGCATCACGGGCAGCGGCAAGACGGAGGTGTACATCCGGGCCCTCCAGGCCGTTCGGGCGCGAGGGCGCACCGGCATTATCCTCGTGCCCGAGATCGCCCTCACGCCCCAGACCGTCCAGCGCTTCCGGGCGCACTTCGGCGACGAGATTGCCGTCCTCCACTCCCAGATGAACATGGGCGAGCGCTACGACGCGTGGCGCCGGCTGCGCACGGGAGAGGCCGCCATCGCCATTGGCCCGCGCTCGGCCGTCCTCGCGCCGCTGGAGGACCTGGGCCTCATCGTGGTGGACGAGGAGCACGAAGCCTCCTACAAGCAGTTCGATCCCGCCCCGCGCTACCACGCCCGGGACGTGGCGGTGATGCGCGCCCACCGCGCCGACGCGGTCTGCATCCTCGGCTCGGCCACGCCCAGTCTGGAGAGCACCATGAACGCGCGCTGGGGCAAGTACGAGCGGCTCGAACTGCCGGAGCGCGTGCCCGACGCCTCGGGAAAGACCGCCGCGCTCCCCGACGTTCGCGTCCTCGACCTTGCCCTGCAGCGCAAGAAGCATCAGCTGGACGGCGCCCTGGCCGATCCGCTCCGGGAGGCCATCCGCACCCGGGTGGATCGGGGCGAGCAGACGATTCTGCTCCAAAACCGTCGGGGCTACGCGCCGGTCCTGGAGTGCGAGGACTGCGGCTGGGCGCCCGAGTGCCAGAGCTGTTCGGTGAGCCTCACGCTGCACCGACACGATGGGGGGGAGCAGCTCCGGTGTCACTACTGCGGCTACGCCGCCCGCGTCCCGCGTCAGTGCCCGGAGTGCGGCGGGCGGGACATCCACCAGATCGGCACGGGCACCCAGCGGGTGGAGGCGGAGCTGGAGGAGGTCGTCCCCGACGCGACGATCCTCCGCATGGACCGCGACACCACCCGCGAGAAGCACGGCCACCACGACCTCCTCCGCCGATTCGAAAACGGCGCCGACATCCTCCTGGGCACGCAGATGATCGCGAAGGGGCTCGACTTCAGTCGGGTGACGCTGGTGGGGGTGGTCGACGCGGACGTGGGGCTCCTCTTTCCCGACTTCCGGGCGGAGGAGCGCACGTTTCAACTCCTCACCCAGGTGGCCGGGCGGGCGGGCCGGACCCGTGAGCTGGCCGGGGAGGTAATTCTCCAGACCCGCAACCCGGACCACATGGCCCTCCGCTACGCGCAGGAGCACGACTACGAGGGCTTCGCGGAGGAGGCCCTCGCCGAGCGTCGCGAGCTGGGCTACCCGCCCTTCGGGCACGTGGCGACCGTCGAGTTTCGGGGGCCGGACGAGGACCGGGTGGAGCGCCTCGCGGAGAACTGGACCGAGCAGCTGCGGCAGCACGCGGGGCCGGCCGGGGTGATGGGGCCCGAGCCCGCCTTCATTCAGCGCGTGAAGAAACAGCACCGGTACCGCACCCTCCTGAAGGTGCGGGGCGGCAGTCCAGGCCCCCTCCAGACGGCCCTGCGCCGGACGCGCGACGCCCACGGCGCCCCGCCCAATGGCTACCACGTCGCGGTCGACGTGGACACGCAGGACGTGCTGTAG
- a CDS encoding UpxY family transcription antiterminator, protein MSTSPDDNRVWRVFYTRARAEKKCETRLDERRIDVMVPKKTEVRQWSDRTKEITEPLFRNYLFARVDEKDRLRVLRTNGIVRCVHFDGEPARLREETVDRLQKAQAVPERLSTADLRPAVGETVTITGGPERLQGLTGKVLQHRGQTYLLVQVRAVRQAVKIEVAADWVQTTSNT, encoded by the coding sequence ATGAGCACCTCCCCCGACGACAACCGCGTCTGGCGCGTTTTCTACACCCGGGCCCGGGCCGAAAAGAAGTGCGAAACCCGCCTCGACGAGCGGCGCATCGACGTGATGGTGCCGAAGAAGACGGAGGTGCGGCAGTGGTCCGACCGCACGAAGGAGATCACCGAGCCGCTCTTCCGCAACTACCTCTTCGCCCGGGTCGACGAAAAAGATCGCCTGCGCGTGCTCCGCACGAACGGCATCGTGCGCTGCGTGCACTTCGACGGCGAGCCGGCCCGCCTCCGCGAGGAGACGGTCGATCGGCTCCAGAAGGCCCAGGCGGTGCCCGAGCGGCTCTCGACGGCGGACCTCCGCCCGGCAGTGGGCGAGACCGTCACGATCACGGGCGGCCCCGAGCGCCTGCAGGGCCTGACGGGCAAGGTGCTGCAGCACCGGGGGCAGACCTACCTGCTGGTGCAGGTCCGAGCCGTGCGACAGGCCGTCAAGATCGAGGTCGCGGCGGACTGGGTGCAGACAACGTCCAACACGTAG
- the hrpB gene encoding ATP-dependent helicase HrpB produces MPDLPIDDVLPNLTAALRERTEAVLQAPTGAGKTTRVPLALLGEPWLGDDRLLMLEPRRLAARSAAQYMARQLGEDAGETVGYRVRMDTRVSAQTRIEVVTEGVLTRMLQDDPALEGVGAVLFDEFHERNLQADLGLALALQAREVFRPDLRVLVMSATLDTGPIAGLVDDAPLIQSEGRSYPVEVHYADQPISPGDRLAPPVAAMVQEVLRDTEGDVLVFLPGAGEIRRTESRLEGDVPGDVTLHPLFGNLPPGEQDAAIAPSPDGERKVVLATDIAETSLTIEGVRVVVDSGLRRAPRFDATTGMTRLETVRVSQASADQRTGRAGRVAPGTCYRLWTKRTQHHLDPHTAPEIENADLAPLALELAKWGTPDPSALRWLDPPPDDTYEQAQALLQRLGAVDRDGTITDHGREMAELGLHPRLAHMLLNAQALGHGAVACDLAALLSERDIFKGQGEAPDVDLRLRLEALHRLRRGERPTPNHARSYVVPYGAVGHVRKVADHWRAKLGVDREAEGNVEVAGLLTAFAYPDRLAQRREGQSGRFRLRTGRAATLPRPQLLSDADYLVAAHVDARRQENRIFLAAPLSEDEIVDYFGDQIETEMRVAWDAERERVRARRREQLGALTLTEGPVEAPDPTAVAEALVEGIREAGLGLLPWTDHARQLQHRIQFLHHHLGDDWPDAHDEALLDTLEDWLLPHLYGLKRADDLQQLNLPQILRDPLSYDQRDRLEEWAPTHVTVPSGFDRAIDYSDPEAPVLAVRLQELFGRTETPRIADGRVPLTLHLLSPAQRPVQITQDLEGFWRGTYHEVRKDMRGRYPKHYWPEDPIDAPATHTTKARMDADA; encoded by the coding sequence ATGCCGGACCTTCCGATCGACGATGTGCTGCCGAACCTGACGGCCGCTCTCCGTGAGCGGACGGAGGCGGTGCTTCAAGCCCCGACGGGCGCGGGCAAGACGACTCGCGTGCCGCTGGCCCTGCTGGGGGAGCCGTGGCTCGGGGACGACCGGCTCCTCATGCTAGAGCCGCGGCGGCTGGCGGCCCGCTCCGCCGCGCAGTACATGGCCCGGCAGCTCGGCGAGGATGCCGGGGAGACGGTGGGGTACCGGGTGCGTATGGACACACGGGTAAGCGCCCAGACCCGCATTGAGGTCGTCACGGAAGGGGTGCTCACGCGCATGCTGCAGGACGATCCGGCGCTAGAGGGCGTGGGGGCGGTGCTGTTCGACGAGTTCCACGAGCGCAACCTGCAGGCCGACCTCGGGCTCGCCCTCGCGCTCCAGGCCCGCGAGGTCTTCCGGCCCGACCTGCGCGTGCTCGTCATGAGCGCCACGCTCGACACCGGGCCCATCGCGGGCCTCGTCGACGATGCCCCCCTGATTCAGAGCGAGGGCCGCAGCTACCCGGTGGAGGTGCACTACGCCGACCAACCGATCAGCCCGGGCGACCGCCTCGCGCCCCCTGTGGCGGCGATGGTTCAAGAGGTGCTCCGTGACACCGAGGGGGACGTGCTCGTCTTTCTGCCCGGCGCGGGCGAGATTCGGCGCACCGAGTCGCGTCTGGAGGGCGACGTGCCCGGCGACGTGACCCTGCACCCCCTCTTCGGCAACCTCCCGCCGGGCGAGCAGGACGCGGCCATCGCGCCGAGCCCGGACGGGGAGCGCAAGGTCGTCCTGGCCACCGACATCGCCGAGACGAGCCTCACCATCGAGGGCGTCCGGGTGGTCGTGGACAGCGGCCTCCGCCGCGCGCCCCGGTTCGATGCCACGACCGGCATGACGCGCCTGGAGACGGTTCGCGTCTCGCAGGCCTCCGCCGACCAGCGCACGGGGCGGGCCGGGCGCGTGGCCCCCGGCACGTGCTACCGGCTCTGGACGAAGCGCACGCAGCACCACCTCGACCCGCACACCGCGCCGGAGATCGAGAACGCCGACCTCGCGCCCCTCGCCCTGGAGCTGGCAAAGTGGGGCACGCCCGACCCGTCGGCGCTCCGCTGGCTCGACCCGCCGCCCGACGACACCTACGAGCAGGCACAGGCCCTCCTGCAACGCCTCGGGGCCGTCGACCGCGACGGCACAATTACCGACCACGGCCGCGAGATGGCCGAGCTCGGGCTGCATCCCCGCCTCGCCCACATGCTCCTCAATGCGCAGGCACTGGGCCACGGGGCCGTGGCGTGCGACCTCGCGGCCCTGCTCAGCGAGCGCGACATCTTCAAGGGGCAGGGCGAGGCGCCGGACGTGGACCTCCGATTGCGACTGGAGGCGCTCCACCGCCTGCGCCGGGGCGAACGGCCCACCCCCAATCACGCCCGCAGCTACGTGGTCCCCTACGGCGCCGTCGGCCACGTCCGCAAGGTGGCCGACCACTGGCGGGCGAAGCTCGGGGTCGATCGGGAGGCTGAGGGCAACGTGGAGGTGGCGGGCCTGCTGACCGCCTTCGCCTACCCGGACCGCCTCGCGCAACGGCGCGAGGGGCAGAGCGGGCGCTTCCGGCTCCGCACCGGCCGTGCCGCCACGCTGCCGCGGCCCCAGCTGCTGTCGGATGCCGACTACCTCGTGGCGGCCCACGTGGACGCCCGCCGGCAGGAGAACCGCATCTTCCTGGCCGCGCCCCTCTCGGAAGACGAGATCGTCGACTACTTCGGCGACCAGATCGAGACCGAAATGAGGGTGGCGTGGGACGCCGAGCGGGAACGGGTGCGGGCCCGGCGCCGCGAGCAGCTCGGCGCCCTCACGCTCACGGAGGGACCCGTCGAGGCGCCCGACCCGACGGCGGTGGCCGAGGCGCTGGTGGAGGGCATCCGGGAGGCGGGGCTGGGCCTGTTGCCGTGGACCGACCACGCCCGTCAGCTCCAGCACCGCATTCAGTTTCTGCACCACCACCTCGGCGACGACTGGCCCGACGCACACGACGAGGCGCTGCTCGATACGCTGGAGGACTGGCTCCTCCCTCACCTGTACGGCCTGAAGCGGGCCGACGACCTCCAGCAGCTCAATCTCCCCCAAATCCTGCGCGATCCGCTCTCCTACGACCAGCGCGACCGCCTGGAGGAGTGGGCCCCCACCCACGTCACGGTGCCCAGCGGGTTTGACCGGGCCATCGACTACTCCGATCCCGAGGCGCCCGTCCTCGCGGTGCGCCTCCAGGAACTGTTCGGGCGCACCGAGACCCCGCGCATTGCCGACGGGCGCGTGCCCCTAACCCTTCATCTCCTGTCGCCGGCCCAGCGCCCGGTCCAGATCACGCAGGACCTCGAAGGGTTCTGGCGGGGCACCTACCACGAGGTCCGGAAGGACATGCGGGGGCGCTACCCGAAGCACTACTGGCCTGAGGACCCGATCGATGCCCCCGCGACCCACACTACGAAGGCACGAATGGACGCGGACGCGTAA
- a CDS encoding HAD family hydrolase, with translation MALLCDAIIFDLDGVLVDSDAVITRRWKRWAEERGIPFEEVEAVQTGRPAIEVIEEVAPHLDPEAEIDRLGDEMAADTEGVEAFDGAKALLDRLPEDRWAIATSGRHRTATARMTHVGLPEPEVFVTADDVEQGKPAPEPYQQAATGLGIDPGRCVVLEDAPAGVASARRAGASVLGVSTSTSPNALAAATAVIPHVEALDVRAEEAGLRVDWQHEEQA, from the coding sequence ATGGCCCTCTTGTGTGACGCCATCATTTTTGATCTCGACGGTGTGCTCGTCGACTCCGACGCGGTCATCACGCGGCGGTGGAAGCGCTGGGCGGAGGAGCGGGGCATCCCGTTCGAGGAGGTCGAGGCCGTCCAGACGGGGCGCCCGGCGATCGAGGTGATCGAAGAGGTGGCCCCCCACCTCGATCCCGAGGCCGAGATCGACCGGCTGGGGGACGAGATGGCCGCCGATACGGAGGGAGTGGAGGCATTCGACGGGGCGAAGGCGCTCCTCGACCGCCTGCCGGAGGACCGGTGGGCCATTGCGACCAGTGGGCGCCACCGCACGGCCACTGCGCGGATGACGCACGTCGGCCTCCCGGAGCCGGAGGTGTTTGTGACGGCCGACGACGTGGAGCAGGGCAAGCCGGCTCCCGAGCCGTACCAGCAGGCCGCGACAGGGCTGGGCATCGATCCCGGGCGCTGCGTCGTGCTGGAAGACGCCCCGGCGGGGGTGGCGTCGGCCCGTCGAGCCGGCGCCTCGGTCCTCGGGGTGTCAACCTCAACGTCCCCCAATGCCCTCGCGGCGGCCACGGCGGTGATCCCCCACGTCGAGGCGCTTGACGTGCGTGCCGAGGAAGCCGGGCTCCGCGTGGATTGGCAGCACGAGGAGCAGGCGTGA
- a CDS encoding zinc-dependent metalloprotease, with the protein MSSTFSARGPLLTAAVLLVGLLAGCASSQSATAPSPDDSGQAQSPAQNETGENGLKPFGDVVPDTARTDPGLLTTHRFDGKLYVEIPDSLIGRELLMVSRAAQTPDGFGYGGEKTATQVLRWQRRGDQLYLRVVSHEDMAQEDDPVYQAVQNSNLEPIIQSFSIEALNEDSTGVVAEVTDLFTSDVPSLGIPSAAREEYRVRRLDGDRTYIKGVESFPENTDIEAVLTYQAENPPSNASTKTLTVSMNHSMVLLPKEPMQPRLCDDRVGYFSVERVNYSSDEQRATEACFITRWKLEPKDPEAYARGELVEPKEPIVYYIDPATPKKWRPYLKQGVEAWQSTFREAGFKNAIIAKDPPSAEEDSTFDPDDIRYSTIRYFASEVQNAYGPHVHDPRSGEILESDIGWYHNVMNLLRNWYFVQTAAVNPEARKPVFSTEVMGKLVRFVAAHEVGHTLGLPHNMGSSNAVPVDSLRSPSYTADHGTAPSIMDYARFNYVAQPGDGVENFLPRIGTYDEWAVRWGYTKRPTGSPEEQAQTLDEMILEHTDDPRYFFGASGSIDPRSQSEDLGRDAMEASRLGIANLKRILPNLIQWTSRDGEGYATLEELYGAVVNQWRRYMGHVSQHLGGVHETPKTYGQEGPVYEPVSATDQERAVDFLLTHAFETPTWMVEADVLRRIEHAGALERVREAQVGVLDGVLDPERMARMLEAEAMSEDDVYGVGDLFGDLRGGVWAELESGSVIDPYRRNLQRGYLERLDYLMTAEVEAPPPEYQQYIDYTPVDVSQSDIRPYVRAELKTLRDDVQQGLRRTTDETTEMHLQDVLARIDQTLNGTEDADA; encoded by the coding sequence ATGTCTTCCACATTCTCCGCCCGCGGCCCACTGCTCACCGCCGCGGTCCTGCTGGTCGGCCTCCTCGCAGGCTGCGCAAGCTCTCAGTCCGCGACCGCTCCCTCCCCGGACGACTCGGGACAGGCCCAATCGCCGGCCCAGAACGAGACGGGGGAAAACGGCCTCAAACCCTTCGGCGACGTCGTCCCCGATACGGCCCGGACCGACCCCGGATTGCTCACGACGCACCGCTTCGACGGCAAGCTGTACGTCGAGATTCCCGACTCGCTGATCGGGCGGGAGCTGCTCATGGTCTCGCGGGCGGCCCAGACACCCGACGGCTTCGGCTACGGGGGGGAGAAGACCGCCACCCAGGTGCTGCGCTGGCAGCGCCGTGGCGACCAGCTCTACCTGCGGGTCGTGAGCCACGAGGACATGGCCCAGGAGGACGACCCTGTCTACCAGGCCGTCCAGAACTCGAACCTGGAGCCCATCATCCAGTCGTTCTCCATCGAGGCCCTCAACGAGGATTCGACCGGGGTCGTGGCGGAGGTCACGGACCTGTTCACCTCCGACGTACCCTCCCTGGGCATTCCGAGCGCGGCGCGGGAGGAATATCGGGTCCGCCGGCTCGACGGGGATCGGACCTACATCAAGGGCGTCGAGAGCTTCCCGGAAAACACGGACATCGAGGCCGTCCTGACGTACCAGGCCGAAAACCCTCCGTCCAACGCCTCGACGAAAACCCTGACGGTGTCGATGAACCACTCGATGGTGCTGCTGCCGAAGGAGCCGATGCAGCCCCGTCTCTGTGACGACCGGGTGGGGTACTTCAGCGTCGAGCGGGTCAACTACAGCTCCGACGAACAGCGGGCGACCGAGGCATGCTTCATCACGCGCTGGAAGCTGGAGCCGAAGGACCCGGAGGCGTACGCCCGCGGCGAGCTCGTGGAGCCGAAAGAGCCGATCGTGTACTACATCGATCCGGCAACCCCCAAGAAGTGGCGCCCCTACCTCAAGCAGGGGGTGGAGGCCTGGCAGTCGACCTTCCGCGAGGCCGGCTTCAAGAACGCAATCATCGCGAAGGACCCGCCGAGTGCCGAGGAGGACTCCACCTTCGACCCGGACGACATTCGCTACTCCACGATTCGCTACTTCGCCTCGGAGGTCCAGAACGCATACGGACCGCACGTGCACGACCCCCGCTCCGGGGAGATCCTGGAGAGCGACATCGGCTGGTACCACAACGTGATGAACCTGCTGCGCAACTGGTACTTCGTGCAGACGGCAGCGGTCAACCCGGAGGCGCGGAAGCCGGTGTTCTCGACGGAGGTCATGGGGAAGCTTGTGCGCTTCGTCGCGGCCCACGAGGTGGGCCACACGCTGGGCCTGCCCCACAACATGGGCTCCAGCAACGCCGTCCCGGTCGACTCCCTCCGCTCGCCCTCCTACACGGCGGACCACGGCACCGCCCCCTCCATCATGGACTACGCCCGGTTCAACTACGTGGCCCAGCCGGGCGACGGCGTGGAGAATTTCCTGCCCCGGATTGGCACCTATGACGAGTGGGCCGTGCGGTGGGGCTATACGAAACGCCCGACGGGCTCGCCCGAGGAACAGGCCCAGACGCTCGACGAGATGATTCTGGAGCACACCGACGACCCGCGCTACTTCTTCGGGGCCTCCGGCTCCATCGACCCGCGCTCCCAGTCCGAAGACCTGGGCCGAGACGCAATGGAGGCCAGTCGGCTCGGCATCGCGAACCTGAAGCGCATCCTCCCCAACCTCATCCAGTGGACGAGTCGGGACGGGGAGGGCTACGCCACCCTGGAAGAGCTGTACGGGGCGGTGGTGAACCAGTGGCGCCGCTACATGGGCCACGTCAGTCAGCATCTCGGCGGTGTGCACGAGACGCCGAAGACGTACGGACAGGAGGGGCCGGTGTACGAGCCCGTCTCGGCCACGGATCAGGAACGGGCGGTGGACTTCCTCCTGACCCACGCGTTCGAGACGCCCACGTGGATGGTGGAGGCCGACGTGCTGCGTCGCATCGAGCACGCCGGGGCGCTGGAGCGCGTGCGGGAGGCGCAGGTGGGCGTCCTCGACGGCGTGCTCGACCCGGAGCGCATGGCCCGCATGCTGGAGGCGGAGGCCATGAGCGAGGACGACGTCTACGGCGTCGGCGACCTGTTCGGGGACCTGCGGGGCGGCGTCTGGGCCGAGCTCGAATCCGGCTCCGTCATCGACCCGTACCGCCGCAACCTGCAGCGCGGCTACCTGGAGCGGCTCGATTACCTCATGACCGCGGAGGTGGAGGCCCCGCCGCCCGAATACCAGCAGTACATCGACTACACGCCGGTCGACGTGAGCCAGTCGGACATCCGGCCGTACGTCCGGGCGGAGCTTAAGACGCTGCGGGACGACGTCCAGCAGGGCCTCCGCCGCACGACCGACGAGACGACCGAAATGCACCTGCAGGACGTGCTCGCCCGGATCGACCAGACCCTCAACGGAACCGAGGACGCCGACGCATAG